From the Nocardiopsis changdeensis genome, one window contains:
- a CDS encoding DUF3039 domain-containing protein: MSMDVLNKVLPDSETRPDTSHDGGDRERFSHYVQKDKITESAVTGNPVIALCGKVWVPNRDPKKFPVCPECKKIYEEMMA, from the coding sequence ATGTCGATGGACGTCCTCAACAAGGTCCTGCCGGACAGTGAGACCAGGCCGGACACCTCGCACGACGGCGGGGACCGCGAGCGGTTCTCCCACTACGTCCAGAAGGACAAGATCACGGAGAGCGCCGTCACCGGCAACCCCGTGATCGCTCTGTGCGGCAAGGTCTGGGTGCCCAACCGGGACCCGAAGAAGTTCCCGGTCTGCCCCGAGTGCAAGAAGATCTACGAGGAGATGATGGCCTGA
- a CDS encoding YqgE/AlgH family protein translates to MDQPTMTGRLLVAAPVLQEDSFRRSVVFVVDDTPEGTLGVILNRPLGLPVADVVVDWGELASEPAVMFSGGPVGTGSGIALGVRGPDGPPPGWSPLEGLDPASGLTGIGVVDLDNPAPVPGTALGGFRVFAGYAGWGAGQLAGEVEEGAWYVLDAVAADVFTTDPEGLWSRVLRRQGGDLALLSTYPDDPTLN, encoded by the coding sequence ATGGACCAGCCGACGATGACCGGGCGGCTCCTGGTGGCCGCCCCGGTGCTCCAAGAGGACTCCTTCCGCCGCTCGGTGGTGTTCGTCGTGGACGACACCCCCGAGGGCACCCTCGGCGTGATCCTCAACCGGCCGCTCGGGCTGCCCGTGGCCGACGTGGTCGTCGACTGGGGCGAGCTGGCCAGTGAGCCCGCCGTCATGTTCTCCGGAGGTCCCGTCGGCACCGGCTCGGGCATCGCCCTGGGCGTCCGGGGGCCGGACGGGCCGCCGCCCGGCTGGTCCCCTCTGGAAGGATTGGACCCCGCCTCGGGTTTGACGGGTATCGGCGTGGTCGACCTGGACAACCCCGCGCCGGTGCCGGGCACCGCCCTGGGCGGCTTCCGCGTCTTCGCCGGGTACGCCGGGTGGGGCGCCGGGCAGCTGGCCGGGGAGGTCGAGGAGGGCGCGTGGTACGTCCTGGACGCGGTCGCGGCCGACGTGTTCACCACCGACCCGGAGGGGTTGTGGTCGCGGGTGCTGCGCCGCCAGGGCGGCGACCTGGCGCTGCTGTCGACCTACCCGGACGATCCCACCCTGAACTGA
- a CDS encoding NAD-dependent malic enzyme, whose product MATLPSVSYSITVRLELDAGSTAVGGLTNAVERVGGMITALDVAAAGHERIRIDVTCAARDTEHAQAIVDALGAVEGVTVHKVSDRTFLMHLGGKIEMKSKVPLRNRDELSMAYTPGVARVSQAIAANKDDARRLTIKRNSVAVVTDGSAVLGLGNIGPEAAMPVMEGKAALFKRFADIDAWPIALDTQDVDEIVRTVQLIAPGFGGINLEDISAPRCFEVEARLRELLDIPVFHDDQHGTAIVVLAALRNALRVVGKKLDEVRIAMSGAGAAGTAILKLLMHAGARDVIVSDIHGAVHTGRGEDMDSNLRWIAENTNRAGYSGDLKGAVAGADVFIGVSAPNLLTGDDIAEMNDDAIIFALANPDPEVDPDVARLHAAVVATGRSDHPNQINNVLVFPGFFRGLLDAQSNHVTSDMMVAAAEALADVVTEDELGPNYIIPSVFHSDLSTHVATAVREVAQRGHKADRA is encoded by the coding sequence GTGGCCACCCTTCCCAGCGTTTCGTATTCCATCACCGTCCGCCTCGAACTGGACGCGGGGAGCACGGCCGTGGGTGGGCTCACCAACGCGGTCGAGCGCGTGGGGGGCATGATCACGGCGCTGGACGTGGCCGCCGCCGGGCACGAGCGCATCCGCATCGACGTCACCTGCGCCGCCCGCGACACCGAGCACGCCCAGGCCATCGTCGACGCCCTGGGCGCCGTCGAGGGCGTCACCGTGCACAAGGTCAGCGACCGGACCTTCCTCATGCACCTGGGCGGCAAGATCGAGATGAAGTCCAAGGTGCCGCTGCGCAACCGCGACGAGCTCTCGATGGCCTACACCCCCGGTGTCGCCCGCGTCTCCCAGGCCATCGCCGCCAACAAGGACGACGCCCGCCGCCTCACCATCAAGCGCAACAGCGTCGCCGTCGTCACCGACGGCTCCGCCGTCCTCGGGCTGGGCAACATCGGCCCCGAGGCCGCCATGCCCGTCATGGAGGGCAAGGCGGCCCTCTTCAAACGCTTCGCCGACATCGACGCCTGGCCCATCGCGCTGGACACCCAGGACGTCGACGAGATCGTCCGCACCGTCCAGCTGATCGCCCCGGGCTTCGGCGGCATCAACCTGGAGGACATCTCCGCCCCCCGCTGCTTCGAGGTCGAGGCCCGCCTGCGCGAGCTGCTGGACATCCCCGTCTTCCACGACGACCAGCACGGCACCGCCATCGTCGTGCTCGCCGCCCTGCGCAACGCCCTACGCGTCGTCGGCAAGAAGCTCGACGAGGTCCGCATCGCCATGTCCGGCGCGGGCGCGGCCGGGACCGCCATCCTCAAGCTGCTCATGCACGCCGGCGCCCGCGACGTGATCGTCAGCGACATCCACGGCGCCGTGCACACCGGGCGCGGCGAGGACATGGACTCCAACCTGCGCTGGATCGCGGAGAACACCAACCGGGCCGGCTACTCCGGCGACCTCAAGGGCGCCGTGGCCGGGGCCGACGTGTTCATCGGCGTCTCCGCCCCCAACCTGCTGACCGGCGACGACATCGCCGAGATGAACGACGACGCGATCATCTTCGCGCTGGCCAACCCCGACCCCGAGGTCGACCCGGACGTGGCCCGCCTGCACGCCGCCGTCGTCGCCACCGGCCGCAGCGACCACCCCAACCAGATCAACAACGTGCTGGTCTTCCCCGGGTTCTTCCGCGGCCTGCTCGACGCCCAGAGCAACCACGTCACCTCCGACATGATGGTCGCCGCCGCCGAGGCCCTGGCCGACGTGGTCACCGAGGACGAGCTCGGCCCCAACTACATCATCCCGAGCGTGTTCCACTCGGACCTGTCGACGCACGTGGCCACGGCCGTCCGCGAGGTCGCCCAGCGCGGCCACAAGGCCGACCGGGCCTGA
- a CDS encoding AAA family ATPase — translation MSPPPPDRPRRAPEAQSPPRPVVTISATYGAGGAVVGPAVAAALEVAFLDRAVPSAVAGRIGCSLDEALQHDDRSPSGLERLLAGAARLPTVTLGSVDTAFIGTVNEEGRLLYDHEFVEHTEQVIGGVAHTGGVVLGRAGAIVLAGHPTALHVRLDGDPEARLRRARELWESGATDGRGAAEGPPTARVRDDNDRARAAYVRRFYRTDAARPGHYHMVLDGAVLSVRACTDVIVRAARDRAAGKTP, via the coding sequence ATGAGCCCGCCTCCCCCCGACCGTCCCCGACGGGCACCCGAGGCGCAGTCCCCGCCCCGTCCCGTCGTCACCATCTCGGCGACCTACGGCGCGGGCGGCGCCGTCGTCGGCCCGGCGGTCGCCGCCGCCCTGGAGGTGGCCTTCCTGGACCGGGCGGTGCCCAGCGCCGTCGCCGGGCGGATCGGCTGCTCCCTCGACGAGGCCCTCCAGCACGACGACCGCTCGCCGAGCGGCCTGGAGCGCCTCCTCGCCGGGGCCGCGCGGCTGCCCACCGTCACCCTGGGCAGCGTCGACACCGCCTTCATCGGCACCGTCAACGAGGAGGGGCGGCTGCTCTACGACCACGAGTTCGTCGAGCACACCGAGCAGGTGATCGGCGGGGTCGCGCACACCGGCGGGGTCGTCCTGGGCCGGGCCGGGGCCATCGTCCTGGCCGGCCACCCCACCGCCCTGCACGTCCGGCTCGACGGCGACCCCGAGGCGCGGCTGCGCCGGGCGCGCGAGCTGTGGGAGTCCGGGGCCACCGACGGGCGCGGGGCCGCGGAGGGGCCGCCCACCGCCCGGGTCCGCGACGACAACGACCGCGCCCGGGCCGCCTACGTCCGCCGCTTCTACCGGACCGACGCCGCCCGGCCCGGGCACTACCACATGGTGCTCGACGGCGCCGTCCTCTCCGTGCGGGCGTGCACCGACGTCATCGTCCGCGCGGCCCGCGACCGGGCGGCCGGGAAGACCCCCTGA
- a CDS encoding tetratricopeptide repeat protein, which produces MQPSDFSPNSAVDLGARKAAMEREAKQRAAESAGRSNPYAVNVDEANFQAQVLERSMAAPVVLAVLAGWSEQSKQVEDTLDKLSAASGGNWFLAKVDGEASPQLVQALRVPTAPMIIVVVQGQLLPGPAGPVPEDQLTAWLTEAFAALKEQGALPPGHPGTLFGEGGPEQAEAGVPEADLRPVDAEAQQALDREDFEAAEAVYVKAVEADPKDTESKSKLAQVRLVRRLRAVDMNAVRKAAADDPQDVQAQLAVADLDMYGGKFEDAFDRLIATVKRTSDGDRDAVRARLLELFDLLPPGDKAVASARRRLTSALF; this is translated from the coding sequence ATGCAGCCTTCGGACTTTTCCCCGAACAGTGCCGTCGACCTCGGTGCGCGCAAGGCGGCCATGGAACGCGAGGCCAAGCAGCGCGCCGCGGAGTCGGCGGGTCGATCCAATCCCTATGCCGTGAACGTGGACGAGGCCAACTTCCAGGCCCAGGTCCTGGAGCGGTCCATGGCCGCCCCGGTGGTCCTGGCGGTCCTGGCCGGCTGGTCCGAGCAGTCCAAGCAGGTCGAGGACACGCTGGACAAGCTCTCCGCGGCCTCCGGCGGCAACTGGTTCCTCGCCAAGGTCGACGGCGAGGCCAGCCCCCAGCTCGTGCAGGCGCTGCGGGTGCCGACCGCCCCGATGATCATCGTCGTCGTGCAGGGCCAGCTCCTGCCCGGCCCGGCGGGCCCGGTCCCCGAGGACCAGCTCACCGCCTGGCTGACCGAGGCCTTCGCCGCGCTCAAGGAACAGGGCGCGCTGCCGCCCGGGCACCCCGGCACCCTGTTCGGCGAGGGCGGCCCGGAGCAGGCCGAGGCCGGCGTCCCGGAGGCGGACCTGCGCCCCGTCGACGCCGAGGCGCAGCAGGCCCTGGACCGGGAGGACTTCGAGGCGGCCGAGGCGGTCTACGTCAAGGCGGTCGAGGCCGACCCCAAGGACACCGAGTCCAAGAGCAAGCTCGCCCAGGTCCGGCTGGTCCGGCGGCTGCGCGCGGTGGACATGAACGCCGTGCGCAAGGCCGCCGCCGACGACCCGCAGGACGTGCAGGCCCAGCTGGCCGTCGCCGACCTGGACATGTACGGCGGCAAGTTCGAGGACGCCTTCGACCGGCTCATCGCGACGGTCAAGCGGACCTCGGACGGGGACCGCGACGCCGTCCGGGCCCGCCTGCTGGAGCTGTTCGACCTGCTGCCCCCGGGCGACAAGGCGGTGGCCTCCGCGCGGCGGCGGCTCACCTCCGCCCTGTTCTAG
- a CDS encoding acyl-CoA mutase large subunit family protein, whose product MANTTNGTTDGGGAADIEAGRERWQRRYDAARKRDADFTSLSGRTLQPVYGPPPGAEVPGFERIGWPGEFPFTRGLYPTGYRGRAWTIRQFAGFGNARQTNERYKMILASGGGGLSVAFDMPTLMGHDSDSPHALGEVGHCGVAVDSVADMDLLFDGIPLGETTTSMTISGPAVPAFCMYLVAAERQGVDIGTLNGTLQTDIFKEYIAQKEWLYPPEPQLRLIGDLMEYCAENIPAYKPLSVSGYHIREAGATAAQELAYTLADGFGYVELGLSRGLDIDSFAPGLSFFFDAHIDFFEEIAKFRAARRIWARWMRDVYGAKSEKSQWLRFHTQTAGVSLTAQQPYNNVVRTAVEALAAVLGGTNSLHTNALDETLALPTEQAAEIALRTQAVLMEETGVVNVADPLGGSWYLEALTDEIEAEAEQIFAHIRRMGGGEGAEHAIGPMTSGILAGIENGYFSSEIAESAFQYQQALEKGEKRIVGVNSHTPTVSGELDILRIGHEVEHEQRRVLAERRAARDGAAVDRALAALLEGVRSEANVVPLIMDAARAEATLGEICATMGEEFGTYTEAPRF is encoded by the coding sequence ATGGCGAACACCACGAACGGCACCACCGACGGCGGCGGCGCCGCGGACATCGAGGCCGGGCGCGAGCGCTGGCAGCGCCGCTACGACGCCGCGCGCAAGCGCGACGCCGACTTCACCTCCCTGTCCGGACGCACGCTGCAGCCCGTGTACGGGCCGCCCCCCGGCGCGGAGGTCCCCGGGTTCGAGCGCATCGGCTGGCCCGGCGAGTTCCCCTTCACCCGCGGGCTGTACCCCACCGGCTACCGCGGCCGGGCCTGGACCATCCGCCAGTTCGCCGGGTTCGGCAACGCGCGCCAGACCAACGAGCGCTACAAGATGATCCTCGCCTCCGGCGGCGGCGGCCTCTCGGTCGCCTTCGACATGCCCACCCTCATGGGCCACGACTCCGACTCCCCGCACGCGCTGGGCGAGGTCGGCCACTGCGGTGTGGCCGTCGACTCGGTGGCCGACATGGACCTGCTCTTCGACGGCATCCCGCTGGGCGAGACCACCACGTCCATGACCATCAGCGGTCCGGCGGTCCCCGCCTTCTGCATGTACCTGGTGGCCGCCGAGCGCCAGGGCGTGGACATCGGCACCCTCAACGGCACGCTCCAGACCGACATCTTCAAGGAGTACATCGCCCAGAAGGAGTGGCTGTACCCGCCCGAGCCGCAGCTGCGCCTCATCGGCGACCTCATGGAGTACTGCGCCGAGAACATCCCCGCCTACAAGCCGCTGTCGGTGTCGGGCTACCACATCCGCGAGGCCGGGGCCACGGCCGCGCAGGAGCTGGCCTACACCCTCGCCGACGGGTTCGGCTACGTGGAGCTGGGGCTGTCCCGGGGCCTGGATATCGACTCGTTCGCGCCCGGCCTGTCGTTCTTCTTCGACGCCCACATCGACTTCTTCGAGGAGATCGCCAAGTTCCGCGCCGCCCGCCGGATCTGGGCCCGCTGGATGCGCGACGTGTACGGCGCCAAGAGCGAGAAGTCCCAGTGGCTGCGGTTCCACACCCAGACCGCCGGGGTCTCCCTCACCGCCCAGCAGCCCTACAACAACGTGGTGCGCACCGCGGTCGAGGCGCTCGCCGCCGTCCTGGGCGGCACCAACTCGCTGCACACCAACGCCCTGGACGAGACCCTGGCCCTGCCGACCGAGCAGGCCGCCGAGATCGCCCTGCGCACGCAGGCGGTGCTCATGGAGGAGACCGGGGTGGTCAACGTCGCCGACCCGCTGGGCGGCTCCTGGTACCTGGAGGCGCTCACCGACGAGATCGAGGCCGAGGCCGAGCAGATCTTCGCGCACATCCGGCGGATGGGCGGCGGGGAGGGCGCCGAACACGCCATCGGCCCGATGACCTCGGGCATCCTGGCCGGGATCGAGAACGGCTACTTCTCCTCCGAGATCGCCGAGTCCGCCTTCCAGTACCAGCAGGCGCTGGAGAAGGGGGAGAAGCGCATCGTGGGCGTCAACTCCCACACCCCCACGGTCTCCGGGGAGCTGGACATCCTGCGCATCGGCCACGAGGTGGAGCACGAGCAGCGCCGGGTGCTCGCCGAGCGGCGCGCGGCCCGCGACGGCGCCGCGGTGGACCGGGCCCTGGCCGCCCTGCTCGAGGGCGTGAGGTCGGAGGCCAACGTGGTGCCGCTGATCATGGACGCCGCCCGCGCCGAGGCCACGCTCGGCGAGATCTGCGCGACCATGGGCGAGGAGTTCGGTACCTACACCGAGGCCCCCCGCTTCTGA
- a CDS encoding MarR family winged helix-turn-helix transcriptional regulator translates to MNLPFDPIERAHDNWTRRWGPSPAMAAVTSVMRAQQILIGELDGALKPFGLTFARYEALVLLTFSTSGSLPLGKIGERLMVHPTSVTNTIDRLEGQGFVLRRPNPSDGRGVLAEITDAGREVTERATRVLLDLDFGLGCYSDEELWDMHRMFTRLRVDFGDFPEPAAEPVAGAADGR, encoded by the coding sequence TTGAACCTTCCGTTCGACCCGATCGAACGCGCGCACGACAACTGGACGCGGAGATGGGGGCCCTCGCCCGCCATGGCCGCCGTCACCTCGGTCATGCGCGCGCAGCAGATCCTCATCGGTGAGCTGGACGGCGCCCTCAAGCCGTTCGGCCTCACCTTCGCCCGCTACGAGGCGCTGGTCCTGCTTACCTTCAGCACCTCCGGCTCGCTGCCGCTGGGCAAGATCGGCGAGCGCCTCATGGTCCACCCGACCAGCGTCACCAACACCATCGACCGGCTGGAGGGGCAGGGCTTCGTGCTGCGCCGGCCCAACCCCAGCGACGGCCGCGGCGTGCTGGCCGAGATCACCGACGCCGGCCGCGAGGTCACCGAGCGGGCCACCCGGGTCCTGCTCGACCTGGACTTCGGCCTGGGCTGCTACTCCGACGAGGAGCTGTGGGACATGCACCGCATGTTCACCCGGCTGCGCGTCGACTTCGGGGACTTCCCCGAGCCGGCCGCCGAGCCGGTGGCCGGGGCCGCGGACGGGCGCTGA
- a CDS encoding glycosyl hydrolase family 18 protein → MRARPFRNRITAVCAATVLAAPLMAAALPAAAEEAPASGLTVTYVESARWNTGYTGEIVVHNASGAPVSDWEIEFALPEGSRIHELWNATLAGDPSGYTITPPRWGATVPAGGTYTFGFNGLHRDGATDPLACTVNGAPCDGGATGPGHDFTSVAYYTQWSAEKRDYHVADLVETGSADKLTHIQYAFGNVNADGECFMSDEEGQGDALADYGHTVPADESVDGVADDPDQALRGNFNQLRELKELYPDLTVNISLGGWEWSRYFSDAALTEESRERFVESCIDLYLRGDLPELNGAGGEGAAYGVFDGIDLDWEWPGTDGNPHNVVRPEDRENFTALVQEFRDQLDEYGAETDRHYELTAFMPAGGWRLDAGYELDEVMPNFDFITVQGYDYHGTWETVTNHQSNLVTDARDPEPVISAELIRDAYLSRGVDPAKLVLGIPFYGQGWTGVEPGPEGDGLFQSASGPAQGTYSTGTEEWRFLREKVDSGEFELFRNDEAGTAWIYDGETFWTYDDETAVSQKTEWALGSGYSGVMVWAIDGDDADGSLMASIDAALRAGRP, encoded by the coding sequence GTGAGAGCACGACCCTTCAGGAACCGGATCACGGCGGTCTGCGCCGCGACCGTGCTGGCGGCGCCGCTCATGGCCGCCGCGCTCCCGGCCGCCGCCGAGGAGGCGCCCGCCTCGGGCCTGACCGTCACCTACGTGGAGTCCGCCCGGTGGAACACCGGGTACACCGGCGAGATCGTCGTCCACAACGCCTCCGGAGCCCCGGTGAGCGACTGGGAGATCGAGTTCGCCCTGCCCGAGGGCAGCCGGATCCACGAGCTGTGGAACGCCACCCTGGCGGGCGACCCGTCCGGGTACACGATCACCCCGCCGCGCTGGGGCGCCACCGTCCCCGCCGGGGGCACCTACACCTTCGGGTTCAACGGCCTGCACCGGGACGGCGCCACCGACCCGCTCGCCTGCACCGTCAACGGGGCGCCCTGCGACGGCGGCGCCACCGGCCCCGGGCACGACTTCACCAGCGTCGCGTACTACACCCAGTGGAGCGCCGAGAAGCGCGACTACCACGTGGCCGACCTGGTCGAGACGGGCAGCGCCGACAAGCTCACGCACATCCAGTACGCGTTCGGCAACGTCAACGCCGACGGCGAGTGCTTCATGAGCGACGAGGAGGGCCAGGGCGACGCCCTGGCCGACTACGGGCACACGGTCCCGGCCGACGAGAGCGTCGACGGCGTGGCCGACGACCCGGACCAGGCCCTGCGCGGCAACTTCAACCAGCTGCGCGAGCTCAAGGAGCTCTACCCCGACCTCACCGTCAACATCTCGCTGGGCGGCTGGGAATGGTCCCGGTACTTCTCCGACGCGGCCCTGACCGAGGAGTCGCGCGAGCGCTTCGTCGAGTCCTGCATCGACCTGTACCTGCGCGGCGACCTGCCCGAGCTCAACGGCGCGGGCGGTGAGGGCGCCGCCTACGGCGTCTTCGACGGCATCGACCTCGACTGGGAGTGGCCGGGCACCGACGGCAACCCGCACAACGTGGTCCGCCCCGAGGACCGGGAGAACTTCACCGCCCTGGTCCAGGAGTTCCGCGACCAGCTGGACGAGTACGGCGCCGAGACCGACCGCCACTACGAGCTGACCGCCTTCATGCCCGCCGGGGGCTGGCGCCTGGACGCCGGCTACGAGCTGGACGAGGTCATGCCGAACTTCGACTTCATCACGGTGCAGGGCTACGACTACCACGGCACCTGGGAGACGGTCACCAACCACCAGTCGAACCTGGTGACCGACGCCCGCGACCCCGAGCCCGTCATCTCCGCCGAGCTCATCCGGGACGCCTACCTCTCCCGCGGCGTGGACCCGGCCAAGCTCGTCCTGGGCATCCCGTTCTACGGCCAGGGCTGGACCGGGGTCGAGCCCGGCCCCGAGGGCGACGGCCTCTTCCAGTCCGCCTCCGGCCCGGCCCAGGGCACCTACTCCACGGGCACCGAGGAGTGGCGCTTCCTCCGCGAGAAGGTCGACTCCGGCGAGTTCGAGCTCTTCCGCAACGACGAGGCGGGCACCGCCTGGATCTACGACGGCGAGACCTTCTGGACCTACGACGACGAGACCGCGGTCTCGCAGAAGACCGAATGGGCCCTGGGCAGCGGCTACTCCGGCGTCATGGTCTGGGCCATCGACGGCGACGACGCCGACGGCAGCCTCATGGCCTCCATCGACGCGGCCCTGCGGGCGGGCCGCCCCTAG
- a CDS encoding glycoside hydrolase family 18 chitinase — translation MRARRSRLAALVAAVLLIPLSLSPAPAAAAASDVTVTYVETGNWGTGYGGQITVANAGNTALNDWTIKFDLPSGTAVTSLWNATMSRSGNSYTLTPPSWGGPVPAGGAYSIGFNGTSTAGADTTPLNCTVNGAPCSGEPGEPDTEAPTAPTGLTVTGTGPNTVDLSWTAATDNVQVAGYEVLSGGAVVRAVTGTSATVTGLTPQTAYDFTVRAYDTSNNRGPESAAVTATTDEEGTVPAPQNRRVAYFTQWGIYDRGYLVRNLDTSGTAEKLTHINYSFGNINANGECFMANQLGQGDAWADYGRSFTADQSVDGVGDVWSQDLRGNFNQLLELKAKYPHLKVNISLGGWTWSEHFSDAALTPESRERMVSSCIDQYLRGNLPLFDGAGGVGSAYGVFDGIDLDWEWPASEGHEHNTIRPEDRENFTALVQEFRDQLDALETETGRQFELSAFLPADPDKIDLGFEMNALMPNFDYITVQGYDYHGAWENSTNHQSNLLVTPGDPGPRIFAGEVAIDRYLELGVAPGDMVLGVPFYSRGWTGVSPGPNGDGLFQAATGPAPGTYEQGIDDWKVIKNLTGYDLYRDDASGTAWLYNGSTFWTYDDEIAIAQKTQWAVDRGLGGVMIWSIDGDDANASLMNAVDATLG, via the coding sequence GTGAGAGCACGACGATCCCGGCTCGCGGCACTGGTCGCAGCCGTACTCCTCATCCCCCTGTCCCTCTCCCCCGCCCCGGCCGCGGCGGCCGCCTCCGACGTCACCGTCACCTACGTCGAGACCGGCAACTGGGGCACCGGCTACGGCGGCCAGATCACCGTCGCCAACGCCGGGAACACGGCGCTGAACGACTGGACGATCAAGTTCGACCTGCCCTCGGGCACGGCCGTCACCAGCCTGTGGAACGCCACCATGAGCCGGTCCGGGAACTCCTACACCCTGACCCCGCCCTCCTGGGGCGGCCCCGTCCCCGCGGGCGGCGCCTACTCGATCGGGTTCAACGGCACCAGCACCGCCGGAGCCGACACCACCCCCCTGAACTGCACCGTCAACGGCGCCCCCTGCTCCGGTGAGCCCGGCGAGCCCGACACCGAGGCCCCCACCGCCCCCACCGGGCTCACCGTCACCGGGACCGGCCCCAACACGGTGGACCTGAGCTGGACCGCCGCCACCGACAACGTGCAGGTCGCCGGCTACGAGGTGCTCTCCGGCGGAGCGGTCGTCCGCGCGGTCACCGGGACCAGCGCCACCGTGACCGGGCTGACGCCGCAGACCGCGTACGACTTCACCGTGCGGGCCTACGACACCTCCAACAACCGCGGCCCCGAGAGCGCCGCGGTGACGGCCACCACCGACGAGGAGGGCACCGTACCCGCCCCGCAGAACCGCCGGGTCGCCTACTTCACCCAGTGGGGCATCTACGACCGCGGCTACCTGGTGCGGAACCTGGACACCTCGGGCACCGCCGAGAAGCTCACGCACATCAACTACTCGTTCGGCAACATCAACGCCAACGGCGAGTGCTTCATGGCCAACCAGCTCGGCCAGGGCGACGCCTGGGCCGACTACGGCCGCTCCTTCACCGCCGACCAGAGCGTCGACGGCGTCGGCGACGTGTGGAGCCAGGACCTGCGCGGCAACTTCAACCAGCTGCTGGAGCTCAAGGCGAAGTACCCGCACCTGAAGGTCAACATCTCCCTCGGCGGCTGGACCTGGTCGGAGCACTTCTCCGACGCGGCCCTGACCCCCGAGTCGCGCGAGCGCATGGTGTCGTCCTGCATCGACCAGTACCTGCGGGGCAACCTGCCGCTCTTCGACGGCGCCGGCGGCGTCGGCTCCGCCTACGGCGTGTTCGACGGCATCGACCTCGACTGGGAGTGGCCCGCCTCCGAGGGCCACGAGCACAACACGATCCGGCCCGAGGACCGGGAGAACTTCACCGCCCTGGTCCAGGAGTTCCGCGACCAGCTCGACGCCCTGGAGACCGAGACCGGCCGGCAGTTCGAGCTGTCCGCGTTCCTGCCCGCCGACCCGGACAAGATCGACCTGGGCTTCGAGATGAACGCCCTCATGCCGAACTTCGACTACATCACGGTGCAGGGCTACGACTACCACGGCGCCTGGGAGAACAGCACCAACCACCAGTCCAACCTGCTGGTCACCCCCGGCGACCCCGGCCCGCGGATCTTCGCGGGCGAGGTGGCCATCGACCGCTACCTGGAGCTGGGCGTGGCCCCCGGCGACATGGTCCTGGGCGTGCCCTTCTACAGCCGCGGCTGGACCGGGGTCTCCCCCGGCCCGAACGGCGACGGCCTCTTCCAGGCGGCCACCGGCCCCGCCCCCGGCACCTACGAGCAGGGGATCGACGACTGGAAGGTCATCAAGAACCTGACCGGGTACGACCTCTACCGGGACGACGCCTCCGGGACCGCGTGGCTGTACAACGGGAGCACGTTCTGGACCTACGACGACGAGATCGCCATCGCCCAGAAGACGCAGTGGGCGGTGGACCGCGGCCTCGGCGGCGTGATGATCTGGTCCATCGACGGTGACGACGCCAACGCCAGCCTCATGAACGCGGTCGACGCGACGCTGGGCTGA
- a CDS encoding alpha/beta fold hydrolase, translating to MPEQHTVKTADGTLYYEVRGSGPVLVLSGAPMSAREFAPVADLLAAERTVVTHDPRGIGRSPLDDPRQDSTPRLRADDLVALLDALDAEKADALGSSGGAVTVLAAAEHHPDRFGTVVAHEPPLLELLPDATAQREATEAIIGTYHRDGMGAAFAAFMANAGFPVPEEDGEGQGGPEREPGEQDVADAHRFFVHELRGTTRHVPDTDALRAGPVRVVVGLGAESGTLLTDRTSRELAKRLGEDPVVFPGGHGGFADDPAGFAAVLLRTLA from the coding sequence ATGCCCGAGCAGCACACCGTGAAGACCGCCGACGGCACCCTGTACTACGAGGTCCGCGGCAGCGGCCCCGTGCTCGTCCTGAGCGGGGCGCCCATGTCGGCGCGCGAGTTCGCCCCGGTCGCCGACCTCCTGGCCGCCGAGCGGACCGTGGTGACCCACGACCCGCGCGGCATCGGCCGCAGCCCCCTGGACGACCCCCGGCAGGACTCCACGCCCCGGCTGCGCGCCGACGACCTGGTCGCCCTACTGGACGCGCTGGACGCGGAGAAGGCCGACGCCCTGGGCTCCAGCGGCGGGGCGGTGACCGTGCTCGCCGCGGCAGAGCACCACCCGGACCGGTTCGGCACCGTCGTCGCGCACGAGCCGCCGCTCCTGGAACTGCTGCCCGACGCCACCGCGCAGCGCGAGGCCACCGAGGCGATCATCGGGACCTACCACCGGGACGGGATGGGGGCCGCGTTCGCGGCGTTCATGGCCAACGCCGGGTTCCCGGTGCCCGAGGAGGACGGGGAGGGGCAGGGCGGCCCGGAGCGGGAGCCCGGCGAGCAGGACGTCGCGGACGCTCACCGCTTCTTCGTCCACGAACTGCGGGGCACCACCCGTCACGTGCCCGACACCGACGCCCTGCGCGCCGGCCCGGTGCGGGTCGTGGTCGGGCTCGGCGCCGAGTCCGGGACCCTGCTCACCGACCGGACCTCCCGGGAGCTGGCGAAGCGCCTGGGCGAGGACCCGGTGGTGTTCCCCGGCGGCCACGGCGGGTTCGCCGACGACCCCGCGGGCTTCGCCGCCGTCCTGCTGCGGACACTCGCCTAG